In Triticum aestivum cultivar Chinese Spring chromosome 5B, IWGSC CS RefSeq v2.1, whole genome shotgun sequence, the following proteins share a genomic window:
- the LOC123115654 gene encoding glutaredoxin-C1: MEQVTKLAGQRAVVIFGMSSCCMCHTVTSLLRDLGANPTVVELDEDPRGKEMEKALVRLLGRNPAVPAVFIGGRLVGCTDKVMSLHLGGKLVPLLRNAGAVWV; encoded by the coding sequence ATGGAGCAGGTGACGAAGCTAGCGGGGCAGCGGGCGGTGGTGATCTTCGGCATGAGCTCCTGCTGCATGTGCCACACGGTGACGAGCCTCCTCCGCGATCTCGGGGCGAACCCGACGGTGGTGGAACTGGACGAGGACCCTAGGGGGAAGGAGATGGAGAAGGCGCTGGTGCGGCTCCTCGGCCGCAACCCTGCTGTGCCCGCCGTATTCATCGGCGGCAGGCTCGTCGGATGCACCGACAAGGTCATGTCCCTTCATCTCGGCGGCAAGCTCGTCCCGCTGCTTCGTAATGCAGGTGCTGTCTGGGTGTAG